A stretch of the Chloroflexota bacterium genome encodes the following:
- a CDS encoding ABC transporter substrate-binding protein — MRCARRRAVARSPLTSIIGAALIVGIAACAPARSTSSPGAVSPPSSGTAPHKSTVTVAIGQEITNLAGKLEPQRTYGGEYGFLSNSPLVLKDAQGNRSPLLAFALPSRDDGTWTVNPDGTMTTTWHIRDNAKWHDGFPVTSQDFAFAGRVYADPLIPMREREPERFVDRVEPLDGKTFQMYWKAPYPWADELITRQFEALPDHILSALYDAGDHDAFLNSSFWTSPAYVGDGPFRLTEWDPGAQLIYRAFDDYFMGKPAIDELVMRIIPDANTLVSNLLSGSIDATLGITLGQQQAITVRQQWQQSGDGQVITMPARFQFAQIQFDPTRNGQPALFDVRVRRGLVHGIDRDTLAQVMTEGMSGVADVMMAPSDPLFPRVDAAIAKYPYDPQRAAALLQEAGWTRRGDNLVNAGGQAFAVDLWTTAGADNEQEGSIMGANLAQVGVQVVQTTVPQSRISDTEYRVSFPGLNVTAGPIDIPQTMNVAHSDQCAVAERRYVGTNRGCWKNADYDRNYILASTSLDPAERADAVVDALKVMTEDVGIFGLLYNPESVAVRKGLVGPGRRWPPQVGTTWNVHQWRWE, encoded by the coding sequence ATGAGGTGCGCACGGCGACGCGCGGTGGCGCGCAGTCCGCTCACATCGATCATCGGCGCGGCGCTCATCGTCGGCATCGCCGCGTGTGCGCCAGCTCGCTCAACATCGAGCCCGGGCGCGGTGTCTCCGCCATCCAGCGGAACGGCGCCCCACAAGTCAACCGTCACGGTCGCCATCGGGCAGGAGATCACCAACCTCGCTGGCAAGCTCGAGCCCCAGCGGACGTACGGCGGTGAATACGGGTTTTTGAGCAACAGCCCGCTCGTCCTGAAGGACGCCCAGGGAAACCGAAGCCCCCTATTGGCGTTCGCATTGCCTTCTCGGGACGACGGCACCTGGACGGTCAATCCCGACGGAACGATGACGACCACGTGGCACATTCGCGACAACGCGAAGTGGCACGATGGATTCCCCGTCACATCCCAGGATTTCGCGTTCGCAGGCCGCGTCTACGCTGATCCGCTCATTCCCATGCGGGAGCGCGAGCCGGAGCGCTTTGTGGACCGCGTCGAGCCGCTCGACGGGAAGACGTTCCAGATGTACTGGAAGGCGCCCTACCCATGGGCGGACGAGCTGATCACCCGTCAGTTCGAAGCGCTCCCAGACCATATCTTGAGCGCTCTCTATGACGCCGGCGATCACGACGCATTCCTGAACAGCTCGTTCTGGACCAGCCCGGCCTACGTGGGCGACGGGCCATTCCGGCTGACGGAATGGGACCCCGGCGCTCAGTTGATCTATCGCGCCTTCGACGACTACTTCATGGGGAAGCCGGCGATCGATGAGCTGGTGATGCGCATCATCCCAGACGCCAACACCCTCGTCTCGAATCTGCTGAGCGGCTCGATTGACGCAACGCTCGGGATTACGCTGGGCCAGCAGCAGGCGATCACCGTGCGCCAGCAGTGGCAGCAGTCCGGTGATGGCCAGGTCATCACGATGCCCGCGCGATTCCAGTTCGCGCAAATACAGTTCGACCCGACCCGAAATGGTCAGCCGGCGCTCTTCGATGTTCGCGTCCGACGAGGCCTGGTGCATGGGATCGATCGGGATACGCTCGCCCAGGTCATGACGGAGGGGATGTCCGGCGTCGCCGATGTGATGATGGCGCCGAGTGATCCGCTGTTTCCCCGCGTCGACGCGGCGATCGCCAAATACCCGTACGACCCGCAGCGGGCAGCGGCGCTCCTCCAGGAGGCGGGCTGGACCCGGCGCGGCGACAATCTGGTGAACGCGGGCGGCCAAGCGTTCGCGGTCGATCTGTGGACGACGGCCGGCGCCGACAACGAGCAGGAAGGCAGCATCATGGGCGCCAACTTGGCCCAGGTTGGCGTTCAGGTGGTGCAAACGACCGTGCCCCAGTCGCGCATCTCCGATACCGAGTACCGGGTGAGCTTCCCCGGCCTCAACGTGACGGCCGGCCCCATCGACATCCCGCAGACGATGAACGTCGCTCATTCGGATCAGTGCGCCGTCGCGGAGCGTCGATACGTCGGAACAAACCGGGGTTGCTGGAAGAACGCCGACTATGATCGGAACTACATTCTGGCATCGACCTCCCTCGATCCGGCCGAGCGCGCCGACGCTGTCGTGGACGCCCTCAAGGTCATGACGGAGGACGTCGGAATCTTCGGGCTTCTGTACAACCCCGAGTCTGTGGCCGTGCGCAAGGGACTCGTCGGTCCCGGGCGTCGCTGGCCACCCCAGGTGGGAACCACCTGGAACGTCCACCAGTGGCGATGGGAGTAG
- a CDS encoding protein kinase, producing the protein MPVLGQGAVLKRGTFVIERLLGRGGFGEVYLAAQPRVGRQVAVKVLRPGLGEDPDVLRRFEREARAAGSFLHPHIVPVLDFDFDEAEAVWFLAMQYVPGGRTLRDRLVDPLSVDEASQIVSALASALDTAHARGVLHRDVKPSNVLLDEADRPLLSDFGIAHLDSISAVTQPGVRAGTALYMAPERWKGEPADAAGDQYSLAVMAYQMLAGRPPFVGDQHSLMMQHLSVEPPRLVRVRPEITEAMDLAVLRALRKERGDRFDTCGQLADELARAVEARRLSALAMEYENAMALVWSGDLRGALARLEAVQRQRVGFRDTDLLVDRLRRELAEADPDDNQAPASPPSPVAFESFSSQERPAPDVPISKSAGAPVDASNPPGADAGRAASPGHRREAGDTVTSFPTRDLQLPTDDGRGVWDPYVAPSVPVPSRQDAGAPAGTAPGPGRTGRAGASTLDDKRARPPLLLVRIVGAAVVAVAAAGVLLSRGLDGGGVQEPVSDDRPAQALPARTAVSAAPDDTVHVEADADWDRALAQLDGLWGEDWLAAIDLIDRFRLAHPGYAAADAKLYAALTEYGKELADLAQDDEAESQLRRAEALLPGQGDAESALQSLPREAQGRAPATSLQPPQARPAVPTATIRAPTFDEPAGDAPPPTATLRPPPSDLFPSDDAIPTPTLRPPPI; encoded by the coding sequence GTGCCGGTTCTGGGTCAGGGAGCCGTGCTCAAGCGCGGCACCTTTGTCATCGAGCGACTCCTGGGACGAGGCGGCTTTGGAGAGGTCTATCTCGCCGCGCAGCCGCGCGTCGGGCGGCAGGTTGCCGTGAAAGTGCTGCGGCCCGGACTGGGGGAAGACCCGGACGTGCTCCGCCGGTTCGAGCGCGAGGCCCGCGCTGCTGGAAGCTTCCTGCACCCGCACATCGTCCCGGTGCTGGACTTCGATTTCGATGAGGCGGAGGCTGTTTGGTTCCTCGCGATGCAATACGTGCCGGGTGGCCGCACCCTGCGCGACCGCCTCGTCGACCCCCTCAGCGTCGACGAGGCGTCGCAGATCGTGAGCGCGCTCGCCTCGGCGCTGGACACGGCGCACGCTCGGGGCGTCCTGCATCGTGATGTGAAGCCCTCCAACGTGCTGCTGGACGAGGCGGACCGCCCGCTCCTGTCGGACTTCGGGATCGCCCACCTTGACAGCATCTCAGCGGTGACCCAGCCGGGCGTACGGGCTGGGACCGCGCTGTACATGGCGCCGGAACGTTGGAAGGGAGAGCCTGCCGACGCGGCCGGCGATCAGTATTCACTCGCGGTCATGGCCTACCAAATGCTCGCCGGCCGGCCGCCCTTCGTCGGCGACCAGCATTCCCTCATGATGCAGCATCTCTCCGTCGAGCCACCGCGCCTTGTTCGGGTGCGGCCGGAGATTACCGAGGCGATGGACCTCGCGGTGCTCCGAGCGCTGCGCAAGGAGCGCGGCGATCGCTTCGACACCTGCGGCCAGCTTGCGGATGAGCTGGCGCGCGCGGTCGAGGCGCGGCGGCTCTCCGCCCTCGCGATGGAGTATGAGAACGCGATGGCGCTGGTTTGGAGCGGAGACCTCCGCGGTGCGCTCGCTCGGCTCGAGGCCGTTCAGCGACAGCGCGTTGGGTTCCGGGACACCGATCTCCTCGTCGACCGATTGCGCCGGGAGCTGGCCGAGGCCGACCCCGACGACAATCAGGCCCCCGCGAGTCCGCCATCGCCCGTGGCCTTCGAGTCCTTTTCGAGCCAGGAGCGCCCAGCGCCAGACGTGCCGATCTCGAAGAGCGCCGGCGCGCCCGTGGATGCATCGAACCCCCCGGGCGCTGACGCGGGGCGCGCCGCATCCCCGGGCCACCGTCGGGAGGCCGGGGACACCGTGACGAGCTTCCCGACCCGTGACCTGCAGCTGCCAACTGATGACGGGCGCGGCGTTTGGGACCCGTACGTGGCGCCCTCGGTTCCCGTCCCATCCCGCCAGGACGCGGGGGCTCCAGCGGGGACGGCACCGGGACCTGGACGGACCGGGAGAGCGGGCGCGTCCACGTTGGACGACAAGCGCGCGCGGCCCCCACTTCTGCTCGTGCGAATCGTCGGGGCAGCCGTGGTCGCCGTCGCGGCCGCGGGCGTGCTTCTGTCGCGTGGACTGGATGGTGGTGGAGTCCAGGAGCCAGTGAGCGACGACCGACCCGCTCAGGCACTGCCCGCCAGGACCGCGGTCAGCGCTGCGCCCGACGATACCGTTCACGTCGAGGCCGACGCAGATTGGGATCGGGCACTCGCCCAGTTGGACGGGCTCTGGGGCGAGGACTGGCTCGCCGCCATCGACCTCATCGATCGCTTTCGCCTGGCGCATCCGGGTTACGCCGCCGCGGACGCGAAGCTGTACGCGGCCCTGACCGAATACGGGAAGGAGCTGGCGGATTTGGCGCAGGACGACGAAGCCGAGAGTCAGCTTCGTCGCGCGGAAGCGCTGCTTCCCGGGCAGGGCGACGCGGAGTCCGCGCTTCAATCACTTCCCCGCGAGGCGCAGGGTCGGGCGCCGGCGACGTCGCTTCAACCACCGCAGGCTCGGCCGGCCGTTCCAACCGCGACCATTCGCGCGCCAACATTCGACGAGCCGGCAGGCGATGCTCCGCCTCCGACGGCAACGCTCCGACCGCCACCGTCGGATCTGTTTCCCTCGGACGATGCGATCCCGACCCCGACGCTGCGCCCGCCGCCGATCTAA